In Prescottella soli, a genomic segment contains:
- the mscL gene encoding large conductance mechanosensitive channel protein MscL: protein MLKGFKDFLLRGSVLDLAVAVVVGAAFTAIVTAFTSNIVNPLVAAVGGSKEYGLGFHIIAGNEATYVNLGAVITAVINFVIIAAVVYFVLIVPANAVKARFATEEEDTKASEADLLIQIRDILAEGRIGEAAGDSQDGKHTRILD from the coding sequence ATGCTCAAGGGCTTCAAGGACTTCCTGCTCCGCGGGAGCGTCCTGGATCTCGCGGTCGCGGTCGTCGTCGGCGCCGCGTTCACCGCGATCGTGACCGCGTTCACCAGCAACATCGTCAATCCGCTCGTGGCGGCCGTCGGCGGCTCCAAGGAGTACGGGTTGGGTTTCCACATCATCGCCGGAAACGAGGCGACGTACGTCAACCTCGGCGCCGTAATCACCGCGGTCATCAATTTCGTCATCATCGCCGCGGTCGTCTACTTCGTGCTCATCGTGCCGGCGAACGCCGTCAAGGCCCGCTTCGCGACCGAGGAAGAAGACACGAAGGCGAGTGAGGCCGATCTGCTCATCCAGATCCGCGACATCCTGGCGGAGGGCCGCATCGGCGAGGCGGCCGGGGACTCGCAGGACGGAAAGCACACCCGGATTCTCGATTAG
- a CDS encoding MogA/MoaB family molybdenum cofactor biosynthesis protein, with the protein MELEAPLAGRALVVIVDDRTAHGNVDSTGPLVTELLTEAGFLVDATVAVTADEVEIRNALNTAVIGGVDLVISVGGTGVSPRDVTPDATAEVLDRELPGISEALRSSGLAAGAVDAVISRGLVGISGSTLVVNLASSRAAVRDGMATLTPLASHVIGQLSSIDE; encoded by the coding sequence ATGGAACTCGAAGCACCGCTCGCCGGACGTGCGCTCGTCGTGATCGTCGATGACCGAACCGCACACGGTAACGTCGACTCGACCGGACCGCTCGTGACCGAACTGCTCACCGAGGCAGGATTCCTGGTGGACGCGACGGTCGCGGTCACCGCCGACGAGGTGGAGATCCGCAACGCGCTCAACACCGCGGTGATCGGTGGCGTCGATCTGGTGATCTCCGTCGGCGGCACCGGGGTCTCGCCGCGCGACGTGACGCCGGACGCCACCGCCGAGGTGCTCGATCGGGAGCTGCCGGGAATCAGCGAGGCACTGCGGTCCTCGGGCCTCGCGGCCGGCGCGGTCGACGCCGTCATCTCGCGGGGGCTCGTCGGGATCTCGGGCAGCACCCTCGTGGTCAACCTCGCGTCGTCGCGGGCCGCGGTGCGCGACGGCATGGCGACGCTGACGCCGTTGGCGAGCCACGTCATCGGCCAGCTGTCGAGCATCGACGAGTAG